A stretch of Carya illinoinensis cultivar Pawnee chromosome 14, C.illinoinensisPawnee_v1, whole genome shotgun sequence DNA encodes these proteins:
- the LOC122293606 gene encoding uncharacterized protein LOC122293606, translating into MARWKKPDALVCKFNWDAAIDATNKRVGIGVIVRDSEGEILACMCLRMNNLLKPACAEAYALRRAMFFCLELGCSSAVFEGDSLVVVNATNSGCEVSLDYSVIIEDTRKMLSNDGKWSVKFTHREANNVAHTLAKLTLDCSDETVWIEEGPLQIKNSVLKEKYCNE; encoded by the coding sequence ATGGCTAGATGGAAGAAGCCTGATGCATTGGTCTGTAAatttaattgggatgctgccaTTGATGCTACTAATAAAAGGGTGGGAATTGGGGTTATAGTTAGAGATTCAGAAGGGGAAATTCTTGCTTGTATGTGCTTAAGAATGAATAATTTGTTGAAACCTGCTTGTGCTGAGGCATATGCTTTGAGAAGGGCTATGTTCTTTTGCTTAGAGCTAGGCTGTTCAAGTGCAGTTTTTGAAGGTGATTCTCTAGTTGTGGTTAATGCTACTAATAGTGGATGTGAAGTGAGTCTAGATTATAGTGTTATCATTGAAGATACCAGGAAAATGCTTAGTAATGATGGGAAATGGTCTGTAAAGTTTACTCATAGGGAAGCTAACAATGTAGCTCACACATTGGCCAAATTGACTCTTGATTGTAGTGATGAAACTGTATGGATTGAGGAGGGTCCTCTACAGATTAAAAATTCTGTGTTGaaggaaaaatattgtaatgaatga